Below is a genomic region from Populus trichocarpa isolate Nisqually-1 chromosome 15, P.trichocarpa_v4.1, whole genome shotgun sequence.
ACTGACACCCAAATAAATTAGAGTTAGTAGAGCTACTTGTATAAAAAGTCTTACAATAGCAGGCTATCCGAAAGGGATTTTTAATCCCTTGTACTGTAAAAGCAATTGAGCtttaatattagcaaaaacATGCCGAAACATTCCTAGATGTTGAAAATCTATACAAGGGGGCAGTTTAAACAACCCATTTGGGCcaaaaatttggtattttttatcgCTGAATTTTCCTAGGGTGCATTGGGGTCAGCGACTTAGAGAGTATTCTTTGACACAACTTCTTTGAACCTCATGAACCAATGTGCATCAGAAGAGTTGTTTTCCTGCAGAAGTTGTGGCTGGTGAAGTGTTGGCTGCTGCTGTCCTTTGTCCATGACAAATTTGGCATAGTCAAAAGGCTTTGGAAGAAGAGAAGCTTTTGTAGGAGCTGGAACAAATGATACTAAGACCCTGGACACATCCTGCATGGTTGGTCTCTCTGAGGGATGGCGCTTGGTGCACAATAGTGCTAGTTGGAAACTCTTCTTTACATGGGTCAAATCCATGCATGTAACAGAAACTTCTGGGTCAACAGCTTCCATTACAGTGTTATCATCAGCCCTCGATAAAATCTGAAACAAAACAGATGACAAATGTAGAAGTTATCTTCAGGAAAATGAACAGTTGAAAGcttaaaacaactaaattgGATTCTATGTTGCCACCTATCCATGTTGAGCACCATCATAAGTAATCAAATGGTTATGAGCATATATTTTGAGATACATACCAGCTGCTGTAAATTAGACTCGTTATCCACAGCCTTCTTCCCAGTAAGAAGCTCCAAGAGGACAATGCCAAAGctataaacatctgatttttcAGTTAGCCGAGATGTGCGGGCATACTCTGGATCAATGTAGCCAATAGTACCCATAACAAAAGTTGAGGCATGAGTTTTTGTGGTTGGGATGCATTTAGCAATTCCAAAATCACACAAGTGAGCTTCAAAATTCTCATCCAGCAAGATATTTGAGGATTTCACATCCCTGTGGATGATTCGAGGGTTGCAATCATGGTGAAGATAAGCAAGTCCTTGAGCAGCTCCAACTGCTACTTTCAAGCGTGTTTCCCAGTCAAGCTTTACCTTTTTGGATGGTCCTGCCATTGATATCAACAAAAAACCATTAGCAATATAATGCAAGAACGTATGATTAGGAGGTTTGGCAGAGAATAGAAATAAACAAGAAACTACATTGAACATGATAACCAGATAAGAGGGCACAAGGTAACAGATGGGAAAGTTTAGTTCACTAACCATGAAGCAGATCCCACAGAGAACCATTCTCCATATAGTCATAAAAGAGAAGGTTTCCACGAGGAGACAGTGCATAACCATGTAAGCTGACTATATTTCGGTGTCTGATGCTGCCAATGGTCTCAAGTTCAGTTTCAAACTCGTGCAAGTTGCATGTATACTGATTGTAGAGTCGCTTAATTGCAAGTGGCCGGGAATTTTTCAGCACACACTTGTATACTGTGCTAGAAGCACCATAACCTATAATATACTTCTCACTTAAATTCTCTGTGTTCCTCATTATGTCATCAAAGGTGTGAATAGCCATGTCCATGTGAAGAACCACAAGTTTTGGAGGACCTGGCAAGAAATAAACCAAACATGAGTACTTGGGAAAGAGAAGCAAAACAGGAAAcataaaaagaacaattatCAAGTAAAATGCATGCCTTGTACAGTTTTGTTGGATCTCTTCGTCAATTGTTTCTGTTGGTTGGATTTGTAAATCGCAACTATAATCATGGACAATAATGTTATGAATCCCAGCGTTATACAGACAACTGCTGCTCTAGAGAAGATTACTGAAACAGCAGAAGATAAACAGACAAGTTCAAGATAAAACTCAAAACCTTCTTTATTAGAGTTGACcatgtcaaaaacaaaaacaagcgTTCAAAAGAACATGTAGCGGATGAGGGGTTACCTTTAGACTTTGGGACATAGGGGCCACATATTGATCCCAACCGGTTGCCACACAACAAAGGATTTCCAATAAAGCTGGCAAGGTAGTACAAAAGATTACAAGGAATTTCTATAGTAAACTGTcggaaattttcattttaagcaCTTTCAAAGAAACAGAACTATTATTCTCCCCATACCTGTCTGGTGGAAACCGTGTCAAGTTTCTAATAGGTGGCACAATTCCTGATAAATTGTTGTATGAGAAATTCCTAACACGTAAAAAGTCATTTTACAGTAGCATTCTATAGCTATTAAGAATGAAACATTGATGATAACCAAAAAAGACAACTTACAAATTGGCAAGGCTGAAACAATTGGTAAGCTCAGGGATTTCTCCTTGCAAGTCATTGTTGTTCAGGATCCTGCCATCCATCAACAAATTAGTACGTGGTAAAAATTTATGAAGGTCAAAAGGAGTACAGCGGAGACATTGTCTGGGCTTTAAACTTACAGAGAAACAATGTTTTGCAGCTGACCCAATTCCACTGGAATGCTACCAGTCACGTTGTTGAAAGACAAATCACTGGGGGAAGATATGATTACGTACAATCAGGAATGGGGGCAGATAAACTTCATCCGAGGGTAAAAAGAACAGTTCGTAAGAAGCTTACATAATTTGTATACTTCTTAGATTCCCAAATTCAGCAGGCAATCGTCCATGAAGATGATTCCTGCTCAAATTCCTGGTGTACACATCAGAAAGTAGATTAGCAAGTTCTTGGATAcaattaaattcaaagaaaaattgcaCTTCCAGACAGACATACAAGGTGAGAAGGTGCTCCAGGTCACCAATCATAGCTGGAATGGGCCCCGAAAAGTTATTGCTTGAGAGATCCCTGAAAACATTGAGATCCATAAGACTGGTGCATTACAGTTTAAAAGTTCTCCAAAACTAAGTGTTACAATAGATTAATCTCAAAATATACAGTGTTAGGAGGAAACTTACAATGTATCCAAATTGATTATGCGTCCCAGCTCAACAGGAACACTGCCTTTGAAGTCGTTTGATGAGAGATTTCTGAAGATTCAAGACATTTTAGCTAAATGACAGGAAATGAGTGcaaaatgaaactaaaaatatgAAGAACTTTCCAAATATGGCCTCCAGAACTCACAAGTAAGTCAAGCTCTCAAGATCCTTGAAACCTGAAGGTATGATTCCACTCAAGTGATTACCATGCACGTTGCTACAAAAGTAAGACAAAACCAGTTGGTTGGTTGCTCACATCAGAAACATAAGACACTGTTCAAATAGTTGCAAACAGCCTGGACATAGGAAATCCTACAATTGATTCAATGCCCTGCAAAAACTGATGTTGTGTGGAATGGGCCCTTCAAGATGGTTGTTAGCAAGATTCCTGATCCATAAAACAGAAATTCAGTAAATAACGTTTAAAAGAGAACGTAGAAAGCATTTAATCACAGGAAACTCACAATTCAAACAACTGTCCCAGCTTCCCAAGTTCAGGAGGAATGCTGCCAACCAGTTGGTTGTCATTCAATTGCCTTAAAAAAATGCTCTGGTCAGTTaccgaataaaataaaatatgcatgcatataATCAGACACATTTGGAAACCTTGAAATCATGAGGAATCTTACAAATAGCTTAGCTTTGACATATTTCCAAGTTCTGGGGGAATTGGTCCAGTGAGCTTGTTTCCATGAAGATACCTGGTGCGCACTCAAAGAACAATTGATATAACCACAGAAAGAGCCAGTAGCAAGCTTCATCTGTTACGAAATAGAACCCACACTTTCCATTGTtcataaaaaagtaataataacaCTATGAACTCACAGTTTCCCAGTGTATGACAAATTGCCTAGTATTGCGGGAATTGGTCCAACTAGCTCATTGTCACTCAAATCCCTACAACACAAGAAAAGTAACAAGAACACACCACAGATCATGATGCTGTAAAATAAACcttcaagattttaaatttcACACTTACAGAACAGCAAGGGCCTGCATTAAACCAATAACCTCTGGAATCCTCCCAGTGAGATTATTCCCTTGAAGAGACCTAAAATAAAGATGCTCAATTACTTGTTTTGATATTGCCAAAAACACAGTAAAAAGACTATTCGAGTAGTACTTGGGATTGTGATGCTGGGTgttttttagagtgattttcacttgaaaatacatcaaaataatgtttttttttattattattttttacatcaatacatcaaaacaataaaaaaaacactaaaaaaatattaatatgaagctttttaagaaaaatcaagaatttgaaAAGGTACAGtccaaccacactcccaaatgATGCCTCATCTTGCTTATAATCATTTAGAAAGGGTTTATAACAAGTTAgatacaaaatcaaacacataCAGCGTAGCAACTTGCAAGAAGCCAATATTGTATGGTATCTCCCCAGTAAACTGATTGTATGATATATCCCTgtaattatcaaagtaaaagtTAATACATCATAAAAAACTGATCAATAACTTAAAATTAGTCTGTGCCGCCAAACCTACAGTATCTCAAAGCTAGTACAGTTGCCAATGCTACTGGGGATGGTGCCAGTTAGTTTATTGTCTCTCACATCACTGGAAAggagaataaataaatttgaagtcCCAAATAACTGAAAATTAAGTAAACAAACAGCTCACCAGGAACACAATCAGATAGATCAAATACTTACAAGTACCACAAGCCAGTCAACTGACAGATATCTTCTGACAATGTTCCAGTCAACAAATTGCCGCGTAATCCACTGAGAAACATATTGAGATAATTCAACGAAAAATGTCAGTCGTATGAACATACATGCATGGGAGCACTACAATGAAGCCAAAAAATCCTATAAAGGTTCGAACAACAAATCCAAAGAACAATTAACGGGTTCTTAACCTTGCCAATAACTGAAATACTCACAGGTATTGTAAGACTTCATTCCAGTATATCAATCTTGGTATCTCACCAGTCAGCTGGTTTTTAGCAAGGTCACTGAACAGGAAAACAAGCACCAATTGAATAGCATCAGTACCAATAAGAAGAATTTAGAAATTCATAAACACCAAACCACAACTTCATTAACTATAAGGACTCACAGTGTTTTCAGATTCGGAATTTGGGTTAAGGTTGAAGGGATAGGACCAGTAAGCTGGTTGTTCTTCAAATTTCTACATTGCAGGACAAAATTACTCaatcatgaaaattataaaaatcccAATTAAAGCAtagtgaatgaaaataaaaaaagagtaactCACAAGGTATCAAGTTGCTTCAACTTTGATAGAGAAAAGGGAATGTCACCATAAAGCAAGTTACCAGAAAGATCCCTGGATTCCACAATGCAAACCACTTGTCAACATCAGTAcagtaaaaattcaaaaaatcaaattttatcagacaaacaGAAGACAGCAGAGTATTACAGATGGTATAAAGAAGCACAATTGCCAATCTCTTCTGGGATTTGACCAGTCAACATATTCCCTTGGAAGTCTCtgcaattttcaaaaaaaaaaacagaaaaaagcaCCATCAAAATACtccaaaaagaacaaaataggTCCCATAGAACTAGTATTGAGAAAAAATTTGGTGAAAAGAGAAGATACATGGATTGCAAGTTCCTCAAATCTCCAATGCCAGGAGAAATTTCACCACCAAGGTTCAAATTTGACAGGTTACTTCACAGAAAACACACACCAGCAagttaataaaaaccaaatttgcAAAGCATTGCAGACTCAACAGGTGAAGAAAATGACTGCCTTCAAAGGGCTTACAGAGAAACAACAGAGAAGCTGTCATTGTCACAAAACACACCGCGCCAAGAACAGAAATCTTCATTGTGCACATCATCCCAGTCAACAAGCACATTAACAACATTGCTGAAAGATTCCTTTATAGACATCAAAGCTTTCCCTGCAACAAAACCTCATTTCAATCCCTCTCTTTCAATACAAGAAACccttaaaactattaaaaaaaatgactttccAAGCTTTTTGATCAGGCagaataatttattaaacaaaaGTCAAACAAGAGAAAATCTTTAAAAACCCTAAGCTTTCTCGGGGTTCTCTCACTGTATTTTCCCCTCTCTTTGACTTGCAAACACAATAAAACAGAATTCGAGTACCATTTTATAGGCTACAGCTAAAAACTCCATCTTCAACAGTGAAAAACACCACTTTTAAGGAGCCCAAAGATAGAAATGGCAAAAAGAGAAGCTGAAAGTTTTTccaaaacaaacagaaaaacacaaaaaatcccGATAAACCCATTAAACAAGAAAAGGTCTGTAAGAAAGAGGAGTACCCTTATTGTTAAGTGTAGTGAAATAGGAGTAAACAGAAGAAGCACTGCATACTTAACAAATAAAACAGAATTCTAGTACCATCTTTAACAACGATAAAACAGCATTTTCAACAATGTTAAACACCGTTTTTAAGGACACCAGAGATAGAAAAGGCGAGAAGagaagctaatttttttttccaaaacacaacaaaaatcctGATAAACCCAGCAAACAAGAAAATGTAGTACCCTCATCGTTAAGTGGTGAAACGAGAGGAAACAGAAATAGTAAAAGCACCACAGCCATTGCCAAACATTGCTCAAAACCCCCTAGTAGTTTCATTtctttcgttgtttttttttttttataaactagcAGGAAAACAAGAACTAAGAGTGTCCAAGACACTAGCTAAGTACAAGAGTCTTGATGCTCTCTGCTGTCATTGTAAGCGATAGAGAAGAGGGCAGCATTCGTTTGGCGTGAACTGAAAGGAAGTGAGTTAAAACATAGCACAGAATTTATTTAAGAAGAGAGAAGagtggggagagagagagggtgtaATAAACGGCGGTGAAGAGACGTTAGTGGACTGACCTGCTTTGTTTCGTACTAGCTATTTAACACATGTTCCCTCATGAatcagataatattttttttttaataaaaaataaatatacaatctTTTTTaatctgttatttttctaaaacaatctaagattagattttttttatacttattttattataataaattaaaaaattaatacttacatataataaaataaaataaatattatatctcaaattaatttttaatataataaaaaaataaaaataatattgcaatTACTATAAAGATAGGTTAAGTGTGTAGATGATAGATATTACAAATagatcaaaaaaacaaaaacaaaaataaaaattagtacaAATAGATCAAGTGTGTAGATGATAGATATTACAAGTGTaaagaatgataaataatttttttccagaaaaaagtataaagaaaaactaaaaaattattaaaaaaaataagaaaaaatgataataaataggtaaaatataaattaataaatataattaaatctaaCATTTCATAATTATGTTTTTGGCTAGTAAAGTGACTTTACAATTAGCCGGTGAGATAACGGTTGACTTTCATACTCTCttgcaaaaacaattttctttattgaaatagagaacttttaatatttaaattaataaacataAGAAGAAATGATTATGTTAAGCAATATACTAATGTGAGTAACATGAGAAAAATATGTGGAGACTGGGTTGGACCGACCAAGGCTTTATGTTGTCtacttatataattttaaagcaacttgtgtaaaataaaatcaatttttttattttatgattaagatatttataaatcttgattatattaatttatttcatgaaaaataaaattgtaacatagaataattatttttctctgtAAGTAAGggttgaaattataaatgttaaacttgatttgaattgCAAGATTGTACGAGAAATTGAAGATACAAATTTTGATACAAATATTAATGAAACTAAATAAGAAATTGAACTAATCAAacacaattaataattaatccgGACAAGTTTTTAATCACCAAGTTGATTTATGAAGCCTATCATAGACTTCCTAGTCAacaacaatttttgttttccttcttttaaaaaaaaaatatataaaaattatcgaTATTACtgatatcatttattttatttaactagtCACCATGAGTTTAGTGACTCCTTTGTAAGGAAAGCTTGTTCATTAACTAGAACATGAATGAGCaaacatgtttaaaataattgttctGGTTGCAAAACACAGACACAAGATCTCGAACATAAAATTTAGATTGGAAGAtgcttaagaaaataatttaaaaaaatatataattcagtTAAAAACTCAGACCAACTCAAGGTTTAATCAACccgaataaaattttataaaaaaacacatcaatttgTTTAGGTAAAAcgacattgtttttatttttttaactgcaTCTATGGTAGCAAAAACTGACTTACATGAACTGAGTATACATGTGACAAAATGGTTTCTCACCAAGTAGATTTTCttgccaaagaaaaaaacaagtagtTTAGTTGGTGTACATTAGTACTATTTACATGTATTTagcttttgaatttgaatttctttgatTCTAGGAAGAAGAACTACGAAGATTGTCCtgagaaaaacaataaacacgAAGGGTTGGAGAGGACGGGAGGTTGCAGTGTCTGCAAACTGCAGGTGTCAGCACCCTTGCAATAAACAGGTTGCTATGTATAAAGCTGCCCCGTGCTTCTTCTTTCTCGAGCTTAATTTGCTTTTGTCGCTTATGACTCCAAAGTAGTTTTCTTCGTTGATATTATTCCGGGCTGGCTCCGGGTGTTAATCCGATGATATATGAACTTGATCTCAAACTATACTAGGTTTTATGTCTAAATAGGtgttagttgattttttttttttggtataaaccACGCGGTGTCCTGAATGCTGATCCAGACTAATCAACGCTCGCACCGGGTCTGCCCACAGAGAGGTAAAGTGCTCCCCAAGAGAGGTTCTCCATACACAAGGAGGGGTCGAACCCCAGATCTTGCTTAAGGGATGAGAGTGCCGAACCACTCACACCGTGCCCTCTTGGATAGGTGTTAGTTGATCTGATAATACTGGTActgagatttgattttttagatttttattcgaaacaatataattttaattttgtttcttaaaaagaattttttaaacaatatcgTTTTAGTcatttaaactataattttattatatttatcaagtttgGCCTAACAAGTTTATTCATTGACTTGTCGATTAAAGATTTAGCTTCAGTTGAGTAGATGTTAAATCACCTAGAAAATAATGTGGTTAAACTTGAGTGATTCAGTTGATTAATTCATTGGTTAATTCATGACTTGATGACTCGATAAATTGATTTACAATCAAAGTGACGTAATCAAAATTCAAACAAGactcaatcaatatttttaaaaaaagttttatccAAAGTGACATTGTTCTAGATATAAAttagacattaaaaaaacttaatacatTTGAATTAACTAGCCAATTCAAGAAGTTTATCCAAAATGACTAATATAATTGTTTCTCCTGATCTTATTTTACaggaataatatttattttttaaaaatattttttatttgaaaacataatatTCTCAAcctttttttagtaattttagtcCGTCGAAGCATTGAACAAGAAGCTCATGGTGTAATTAGGATTGCGataatgagtgattttgaataattaacAACTAGATAAAGATTTATCCTAAACATGTTACATGGATAacctaacaaatatttttattgtaagtggAATACATCTAGAAGTAAGATAAGGTTTGATCTCGCCAAACCAGAATAATAGATCAAAATtactataacttttgatttgattgttgaatcacactcaaatttttataggagtttttgAAAGCTGTTTTCTTTAAAGTAGCATGAAATTACTACTCCgattattgaatttttagattttaaattttttttactagagctctagttttgataatttttgtaataatttttgttatttttagatttcatatttttttatatgattttaaatttttattttattttgaattaagtTATTATTTCTGATCTATTTAATACtttataaatcttttaaaaagagGCAATTgagaattattatattttaaaaaaacctataatcTTAAGTGTGATTTCTGCCGTCCCTTTTGCTCTTAAAagtttttgtgttatttatttattttggctgTCTTTTAGCTTCTCCCCGAATCTCCTTCACGACAAGAAATCTCAACAGTTAATACACGTTGTAAAAAATCTGAAACAACCTGCTAATCTCTAGAAAATAACACACCCTGAGACATAGCTAGTTGTCATAAAAAAACAGTAACAATAGAGCAGTAGCCAGCAGCACCAGCGACTGCCCCGCCGGTTTCAGCCATTGCTTGTACTGCCGGCGTGACACAAATCTGAGCCCATTACCTGCAGCAGAACTAGGTGGGACCCTATTCATGTACGGTGGTGGATTTTAATATAGAGTCTCAAAAAGTTGGGATTGATGTGATCTTACTAAAAGGTTAAATGTACTTTCTAGGGTTCAAGAAACACATGTATACCTTGCTGATTTTTCTATTCGAGAATGAAATCGTCGTTATTTCCCTAACAATTGTTGTTTTCGATGCTGGGTATTACCCAGTGaagcatttgttttgttttctctacAAGGGCAGGGCAGGATTTGCAATCATTGAGTGAGAATATAGATCTCTTTCTTTCTAACACCTATTTGCCATGTGGATTAGCCAGAGTTCAAGTTCGAaaacaaattgaacaaaaaCATTCGTCGAGACTACTTGGTTCTTCTGTAAGTAATTGTTGTCCCTATGCTCTGAAGAAATCACTATGCATGCGTGGTTTCCTAGCAGCGGTGAAAGATATGGAAGGAGGAGACAAACAGTAGACCAAGGAATTAAGACTCGTGTTGGAACAAGCAACAACGACTGTGCCTGTGGCTGTGGCCGTTCTTGTGCTGTGGTGTATATTTAGATGTCTGGTGAGCATTTAGCAGGCTAGGGAATTGCGGGACCCAAACCAAAGTTGTTTTGGCAGAGAAATAAAGATGGAGCATTGATGACACCCATCATAGGACCCGTGATTGCTATCCGTACACTGCTCTGCTTTGTCAAG
It encodes:
- the LOC7476769 gene encoding LRR receptor-like serine/threonine-protein kinase ERL1 isoform X1, with product MKLLGGFEQCLAMAVVLLLFLFPLVSPLNDEGKALMSIKESFSNVVNVLVDWDDVHNEDFCSWRGVFCDNDSFSVVSLNLSNLNLGGEISPGIGDLRNLQSIDFQGNMLTGQIPEEIGNCASLYHLDLSGNLLYGDIPFSLSKLKQLDTLNLKNNQLTGPIPSTLTQIPNLKTLDLAKNQLTGEIPRLIYWNEVLQYLGLRGNLLTGTLSEDICQLTGLWYFDVRDNKLTGTIPSSIGNCTSFEILDISYNQFTGEIPYNIGFLQVATLSLQGNNLTGRIPEVIGLMQALAVLDLSDNELVGPIPAILGNLSYTGKLYLHGNKLTGPIPPELGNMSKLSYLQLNDNQLVGSIPPELGKLGQLFELNLANNHLEGPIPHNISFCRALNQFNVHGNHLSGIIPSGFKDLESLTYLNLSSNDFKGSVPVELGRIINLDTLDLSSNNFSGPIPAMIGDLEHLLTLNLSRNHLHGRLPAEFGNLRSIQIIDLSFNNVTGSIPVELGQLQNIVSLILNNNDLQGEIPELTNCFSLANLNFSYNNLSGIVPPIRNLTRFPPDSFIGNPLLCGNRLGSICGPYVPKSKVIFSRAAVVCITLGFITLLSMIIVAIYKSNQQKQLTKRSNKTVQGPPKLVVLHMDMAIHTFDDIMRNTENLSEKYIIGYGASSTVYKCVLKNSRPLAIKRLYNQYTCNLHEFETELETIGSIRHRNIVSLHGYALSPRGNLLFYDYMENGSLWDLLHGPSKKVKLDWETRLKVAVGAAQGLAYLHHDCNPRIIHRDVKSSNILLDENFEAHLCDFGIAKCIPTTKTHASTFVMGTIGYIDPEYARTSRLTEKSDVYSFGIVLLELLTGKKAVDNESNLQQLILSRADDNTVMEAVDPEVSVTCMDLTHVKKSFQLALLCTKRHPSERPTMQDVSRVLVSFVPAPTKASLLPKPFDYAKFVMDKGQQQPTLHQPQLLQENNSSDAHWFMRFKEVVSKNTL
- the LOC7476769 gene encoding LRR receptor-like serine/threonine-protein kinase ERL1 isoform X2; this encodes MSIKESFSNVVNVLVDWDDVHNEDFCSWRGVFCDNDSFSVVSLNLSNLNLGGEISPGIGDLRNLQSIDFQGNMLTGQIPEEIGNCASLYHLDLSGNLLYGDIPFSLSKLKQLDTLNLKNNQLTGPIPSTLTQIPNLKTLDLAKNQLTGEIPRLIYWNEVLQYLGLRGNLLTGTLSEDICQLTGLWYFDVRDNKLTGTIPSSIGNCTSFEILDISYNQFTGEIPYNIGFLQVATLSLQGNNLTGRIPEVIGLMQALAVLDLSDNELVGPIPAILGNLSYTGKLYLHGNKLTGPIPPELGNMSKLSYLQLNDNQLVGSIPPELGKLGQLFELNLANNHLEGPIPHNISFCRALNQFNVHGNHLSGIIPSGFKDLESLTYLNLSSNDFKGSVPVELGRIINLDTLDLSSNNFSGPIPAMIGDLEHLLTLNLSRNHLHGRLPAEFGNLRSIQIIDLSFNNVTGSIPVELGQLQNIVSLILNNNDLQGEIPELTNCFSLANLNFSYNNLSGIVPPIRNLTRFPPDSFIGNPLLCGNRLGSICGPYVPKSKVIFSRAAVVCITLGFITLLSMIIVAIYKSNQQKQLTKRSNKTVQGPPKLVVLHMDMAIHTFDDIMRNTENLSEKYIIGYGASSTVYKCVLKNSRPLAIKRLYNQYTCNLHEFETELETIGSIRHRNIVSLHGYALSPRGNLLFYDYMENGSLWDLLHGPSKKVKLDWETRLKVAVGAAQGLAYLHHDCNPRIIHRDVKSSNILLDENFEAHLCDFGIAKCIPTTKTHASTFVMGTIGYIDPEYARTSRLTEKSDVYSFGIVLLELLTGKKAVDNESNLQQLILSRADDNTVMEAVDPEVSVTCMDLTHVKKSFQLALLCTKRHPSERPTMQDVSRVLVSFVPAPTKASLLPKPFDYAKFVMDKGQQQPTLHQPQLLQENNSSDAHWFMRFKEVVSKNTL